Proteins from a genomic interval of Oceanimonas doudoroffii:
- a CDS encoding tartrate dehydrogenase has protein sequence MGTHFNIAVIPGDGIGKEVIPEGLKVLQAAAGKHGISMEFTHFDWSCETYHSTGKMMPDDGLEQLSKFDAIFLGAVGFPGVPDHISLWGLLLPIRRAFNQYVNLRPVRLFEGLQSPLANKQPGDIDFYVVRENVEGEYSAIGGIQYEGTEDEVVSQQSIFTRKGTDRILKYAFELARSRDKKHLSSATKSNGLFHSMPYWDSRVAAMAKDYPDLKVDQFHIDIFTANLVRMPEFYDVIVGSNLFGDILSDLGPACTGTIAIAPSANINPEKTFPSMFEPVHGSAPDIAGQNIANPIGTIWAAAMMMQHLGSQAMHDTIMSAVEAAIRDRLSLTRDMGGTASTQELGQAVTDLILAQ, from the coding sequence ATGGGAACACATTTCAATATCGCCGTCATTCCCGGCGACGGCATCGGCAAGGAAGTCATTCCCGAAGGCCTGAAGGTACTGCAGGCCGCCGCCGGCAAGCACGGCATCAGCATGGAGTTCACCCATTTCGACTGGTCGTGCGAGACCTACCACAGCACCGGCAAAATGATGCCGGACGACGGCCTGGAGCAGCTCAGCAAGTTCGATGCCATTTTCCTGGGGGCGGTTGGCTTTCCCGGCGTGCCCGACCATATCTCCCTGTGGGGCCTGTTGCTGCCGATTCGCCGCGCCTTCAACCAGTATGTCAACCTGCGTCCGGTGCGCCTGTTTGAAGGGCTGCAGTCACCGCTGGCCAACAAACAGCCCGGTGACATCGACTTTTATGTGGTACGCGAAAACGTAGAGGGCGAATACTCCGCCATCGGCGGCATTCAGTATGAAGGCACCGAGGACGAGGTGGTTTCCCAGCAAAGCATCTTTACCCGCAAGGGCACGGACCGCATTCTGAAATATGCCTTTGAGCTGGCCCGCTCCCGGGACAAGAAACACCTCAGCTCGGCCACCAAGTCCAACGGCCTGTTTCATTCCATGCCCTACTGGGACAGCCGGGTGGCGGCCATGGCGAAAGACTACCCCGACCTTAAGGTGGACCAGTTCCATATCGACATCTTCACCGCCAACCTGGTGAGAATGCCGGAATTCTACGACGTGATTGTGGGCTCCAACCTGTTCGGGGATATTTTGTCCGATCTGGGTCCCGCCTGCACCGGCACCATTGCCATTGCGCCGTCCGCCAATATCAACCCGGAGAAAACCTTTCCCTCCATGTTTGAGCCGGTGCACGGCTCGGCCCCCGATATTGCCGGCCAGAACATCGCCAACCCCATCGGCACCATCTGGGCAGCGGCCATGATGATGCAGCACCTGGGCAGCCAGGCCATGCACGACACCATCATGAGCGCGGTGGAAGCCGCCATTCGCGACCGACTCTCCCTGACCCGGGACATGGGCGGCACGGCCAGCACCCAGGAGCTTGGCCAGGCGGTCACCGACCTGATCCTCGCCCAGTAA
- a CDS encoding TerC family protein translates to MEFLMDPSVWAGLLTLVILEIVLGIDNLVFIAILVKKLPPHQREKARVIGLTLALVMRLGLLSVVSWLVTLTTPLVTLGSFSFSGRDLILMAGGLFLLFKATSELHERLEGNMQEEEKSNVYAGFGVVIAQILVLDAVFSLDSIITAVGMVDNLAVMMIAVVVAMAVMLAASKSLTDFVNAHPTVVVLCLSFLLMIGFSLVAEGFGFHIPKGYLYAAIGFSILIEFFNQLAQRNKVRQEAHRPLRERTTDAIFRLMGGKLKAEDESEEAPQQTEQQGFVEEERNMISGVLSLAERSIRTVMTPRSDIVWLDVNDTREEQVAELMASSHSQFPVCDGELDNLLGVVRAKDLMAGLKAGKTLAELAEGGAPIIVPDSISVIRLLNVLRDARGNMVLVNDEFGTVQGLVTPHDLLEAIVGEFLDEDEDPEVLVEDNGWLVKGSTDLHYLEQVLSRKGLVDPDDEYATLAGMLLALAGQLPEAGAVFEHEDLRFEVTEVEDFRIAQVRITPLAA, encoded by the coding sequence ATGGAATTCCTGATGGATCCGTCCGTGTGGGCGGGTTTGCTGACACTGGTTATTCTTGAAATCGTACTGGGTATCGACAACCTGGTATTTATTGCCATTCTGGTGAAAAAACTGCCGCCTCATCAGCGGGAAAAAGCACGGGTGATAGGCCTGACCCTGGCGCTGGTGATGCGCCTGGGCCTGTTGAGTGTGGTGTCCTGGCTGGTGACGCTGACCACACCGCTGGTGACCCTGGGCAGCTTCAGCTTCTCGGGGCGGGACCTCATTCTCATGGCCGGTGGTCTGTTCCTGCTGTTCAAGGCCACCTCCGAGCTGCACGAGCGGCTGGAAGGCAACATGCAGGAAGAGGAGAAAAGCAATGTCTATGCCGGCTTTGGCGTGGTGATTGCCCAGATCCTGGTGCTGGATGCGGTGTTTTCGCTCGACTCCATTATTACCGCCGTGGGCATGGTCGATAACCTGGCGGTGATGATGATCGCCGTGGTGGTCGCCATGGCGGTGATGCTGGCGGCATCCAAATCCCTGACCGACTTCGTCAACGCCCACCCCACGGTCGTGGTGCTGTGCCTGAGCTTCCTGCTGATGATCGGTTTCAGCCTGGTGGCGGAAGGCTTTGGCTTCCACATTCCCAAGGGTTATCTGTATGCGGCCATTGGCTTCTCGATTCTTATCGAGTTCTTTAACCAGCTGGCCCAGCGCAACAAGGTCCGCCAGGAAGCCCACCGGCCCCTGCGGGAACGCACCACAGACGCCATTTTCCGGCTGATGGGGGGCAAGCTGAAGGCCGAAGACGAGTCTGAAGAAGCGCCCCAGCAAACCGAGCAGCAGGGCTTTGTGGAAGAAGAGCGCAATATGATAAGCGGCGTGCTGTCGCTGGCCGAGCGCTCCATTCGCACCGTGATGACGCCCCGCTCCGACATCGTCTGGCTGGACGTGAACGACACGCGGGAAGAGCAGGTGGCGGAGCTGATGGCTTCGTCCCACAGCCAGTTCCCGGTGTGCGACGGCGAGCTCGACAACCTGCTGGGCGTGGTGCGGGCCAAGGATCTGATGGCCGGCCTGAAGGCTGGCAAGACCCTGGCGGAGCTGGCGGAAGGCGGCGCGCCCATTATCGTGCCCGACAGCATCAGCGTGATCCGACTGCTCAACGTGCTGCGCGACGCCCGCGGCAACATGGTGCTGGTGAACGATGAGTTCGGCACCGTGCAGGGTCTGGTCACGCCCCACGACCTGCTGGAAGCCATTGTCGGCGAGTTTCTCGACGAAGACGAGGATCCGGAAGTGCTGGTGGAAGACAACGGCTGGCTGGTCAAGGGCAGTACCGATCTGCACTACCTGGAGCAGGTACTGTCACGCAAGGGATTGGTGGATCCGGATGACGAATACGCCACCCTGGCGGGCATGCTGCTGGCGCTGGCCGGTCAGCTGCCGGAAGCCGGTGCCGTGTTTGAGCACGAGGATCTGCGCTTTGAGGTCACGGAAGTGGAAGACTTCCGCATCGCCCAGGTGCGCATCACTCCGCTCGCCGCCTGA
- a CDS encoding LysR substrate-binding domain-containing protein encodes MVRPSLSSLKAFDAIVSTGSLRAAAQALSITQSAVSHQLRRLEDSLGVALVARSGRGVVPTAEGRRLAEGLREGFRLLDQAVDGLLSKEQGQRLRVRCLPSVAVRWLIPRLSGFRERYPELSISIQYADYLYAPIDAEADVLINWLDGEPPAQAEGQRLFSGATYPVASPLYLDRVGEARQPVDLLHWELLHDHSHQPWQQWFRHHGLNPATLSDGGIYQEFNLLSAAAITGQGVALCPLRLIEDELLQGTLLTLFDQPVNEQRAYWLFHHPQPSTAVQVFCDWIREQAANGAVQGGDPGLSPRPSR; translated from the coding sequence ATGGTGCGCCCCAGCCTGTCTTCCCTGAAAGCCTTTGATGCCATCGTCTCGACCGGCAGCCTGAGGGCGGCGGCTCAGGCCTTGAGCATTACCCAGTCGGCAGTCAGCCACCAGCTGCGCCGGCTGGAAGACAGCCTGGGAGTCGCCCTGGTGGCCCGCAGCGGACGCGGCGTGGTGCCGACCGCCGAAGGGCGGCGGCTGGCGGAAGGGTTGCGTGAAGGGTTTCGCCTGCTCGACCAGGCGGTGGATGGCCTGTTGAGTAAGGAACAGGGGCAGCGATTGCGGGTGCGCTGCCTGCCCTCTGTGGCGGTGCGCTGGCTGATCCCGCGCCTGAGTGGCTTTCGCGAGCGCTACCCGGAGCTGTCCATTAGCATTCAGTATGCCGATTACCTCTATGCTCCCATCGATGCCGAGGCCGATGTGCTGATCAACTGGCTGGATGGCGAGCCGCCGGCACAGGCCGAGGGGCAGCGGTTGTTTTCCGGGGCCACCTATCCGGTGGCCAGCCCCTTGTATCTGGATCGAGTGGGGGAAGCCCGTCAGCCGGTGGACTTGCTGCACTGGGAACTGCTGCACGATCATTCCCACCAGCCCTGGCAGCAGTGGTTTCGGCACCACGGGCTCAATCCGGCTACCCTGAGCGACGGCGGCATTTACCAGGAATTCAACCTGCTCAGCGCCGCTGCCATTACCGGTCAGGGAGTAGCCTTGTGTCCGCTCCGGCTGATCGAGGACGAACTGCTTCAGGGCACCCTGCTGACCTTGTTCGATCAGCCGGTGAATGAACAGCGGGCGTACTGGCTGTTCCATCATCCCCAGCCGTCGACGGCGGTGCAGGTCTTTTGCGATTGGATTCGGGAGCAGGCTGCGAACGGGGCGGTCCAGGGGGGTGATCCCGGGCTCAGCCCCCGGCCGAGCAGATAA
- the putP gene encoding sodium/proline symporter PutP produces the protein MSMDTAVLVSFGLYLLMMLGIGFYFYRATKNLSDYILGGRNLPPSVAALSAGASDLSGWALMGLPGAIFSQGLGQAWIAIWTVIGIYLNWTLIAERLRVFTEAAGNALTLPDYLESRFDDRNRILRTLSSLVMLLFFTFYVSAGMVGGAVLFESLFEIDYHTALWAGALIIVSYTFLGGFLAASWTDLVQGIMMALALLSVAVMTWLNLPVDTKLPAQAPAMKGFWDDISLIGMISLAGWAIGYCGQPHVVVRFMAVRKREDIAVSRRIALGWSVITMGSAVAVGVFGFQWFGGNLDNSERVFLDLAHLMLNPWVAGFVLAGVLAAIMSTIDSQLLVCSSALSEDLYRGFMRPQASQQELVWVGRLSVAAVAVIAGIMATDRDSSILELVAYAWGGFGAAFGPVILLSLFWRSMSRNGAIAGLLTGALVVALWKPLSGGPAGIFDIFEVVPGFFASLLAIVVVSRLGGAEREQRRFDTLLQALGNRATPAAVTTSH, from the coding sequence ATCTCTATGGACACGGCAGTGCTGGTCTCTTTCGGACTCTATTTGCTGATGATGCTCGGCATCGGATTTTACTTCTATCGGGCCACTAAGAACCTGTCTGACTACATATTGGGCGGCCGTAACCTGCCCCCTAGCGTGGCGGCACTCAGTGCCGGCGCCTCGGACCTGAGCGGCTGGGCCCTGATGGGCCTGCCCGGCGCCATCTTCTCCCAGGGCCTGGGTCAGGCCTGGATCGCCATCTGGACCGTGATCGGCATCTACCTGAACTGGACCCTGATTGCCGAACGGCTGCGGGTGTTCACCGAGGCTGCCGGCAACGCCCTGACCCTACCCGACTACCTGGAAAGCCGTTTCGATGATCGCAACCGCATACTGCGTACCCTGTCGTCCCTGGTCATGCTGTTGTTCTTCACGTTTTATGTGTCGGCCGGCATGGTCGGCGGCGCCGTGCTGTTTGAAAGCCTGTTCGAGATCGACTACCACACAGCCCTGTGGGCCGGTGCCCTGATCATAGTCTCCTACACCTTTCTCGGCGGCTTTCTCGCCGCCTCCTGGACCGATCTGGTGCAGGGCATCATGATGGCCCTGGCGCTGCTGTCAGTAGCAGTGATGACCTGGCTCAACCTGCCCGTCGACACCAAGTTGCCGGCCCAGGCTCCCGCCATGAAGGGCTTCTGGGACGATATCAGCCTGATAGGCATGATTTCTCTGGCCGGCTGGGCCATCGGTTACTGCGGTCAGCCCCACGTGGTGGTGCGCTTTATGGCGGTACGCAAACGTGAAGACATCGCCGTGTCCCGTCGCATCGCCTTGGGCTGGTCCGTGATCACCATGGGCTCCGCGGTGGCGGTCGGCGTGTTCGGCTTTCAGTGGTTCGGCGGCAACCTGGACAACAGCGAACGAGTGTTTCTCGATCTGGCCCATCTGATGCTTAACCCCTGGGTCGCCGGCTTCGTACTGGCCGGGGTGCTGGCCGCCATCATGAGCACCATAGATTCCCAGTTGCTGGTCTGCTCCAGCGCCCTGTCCGAAGATCTGTACCGTGGCTTTATGCGGCCTCAAGCCAGCCAGCAGGAACTGGTCTGGGTTGGCCGACTGAGTGTAGCGGCGGTGGCCGTGATCGCCGGCATCATGGCTACGGATCGAGACAGCAGCATTCTGGAGCTGGTCGCCTACGCCTGGGGCGGTTTCGGTGCTGCCTTTGGCCCGGTCATTCTGCTGTCTTTGTTCTGGCGCAGCATGAGCCGCAACGGCGCCATCGCCGGCCTGCTCACCGGCGCCCTGGTGGTGGCCCTGTGGAAGCCGCTGAGCGGCGGCCCGGCCGGCATCTTCGACATCTTTGAGGTGGTTCCCGGCTTCTTCGCTTCACTGCTGGCCATAGTGGTGGTCAGCCGCCTGGGTGGCGCCGAACGCGAACAGCGCCGCTTTGACACCCTACTGCAGGCCCTGGGCAACCGTGCCACTCCGGCCGCCGTGACCACCAGCCACTAA
- a CDS encoding urea carboxylase-associated family protein produces MAKVPAAYQATKGSILDVDKAFYDRLTAANTERTLLETVTVPMRDGQAWVVPAGHVFRIKVTEGPQVGDFNMWNLHNPRERMWASRTRQLQRAHVSTYDRLWSTLPYLRPMATIIDDSLADYGVDEDGGRVHDLLGTRCDPYVNRLLTGEDFDFHCHSNLVRAVQPYGLTELDVHDVLNVFQCTGLNDDDQYFMKACPAQKGDYLEFFAEIDLLCAMSCCPGGDLSIDLWGPEARDPLETCNPLDVEIYAVEPALLADWSSPQPAPYKGNHGMHLQRVDWPALKKACC; encoded by the coding sequence ATGGCCAAAGTACCCGCAGCCTATCAGGCAACCAAGGGATCCATACTGGATGTGGATAAAGCCTTCTACGACCGGCTCACCGCCGCCAACACCGAGCGCACCCTGCTCGAAACGGTTACCGTACCGATGCGCGACGGCCAGGCCTGGGTGGTGCCCGCCGGTCACGTATTTCGCATCAAGGTGACCGAAGGCCCTCAGGTAGGGGATTTCAATATGTGGAACCTGCACAACCCTCGCGAGCGGATGTGGGCTTCGCGCACCCGCCAGCTGCAGCGTGCCCACGTCAGCACCTATGATCGGCTGTGGTCCACCCTGCCCTATCTGAGACCCATGGCTACCATCATCGACGACAGCCTGGCCGACTACGGTGTCGACGAAGACGGCGGCCGAGTACATGACCTGCTGGGTACCCGCTGCGATCCCTATGTGAACCGCCTGCTCACCGGCGAGGACTTTGACTTCCACTGCCACTCCAACCTGGTACGGGCGGTACAGCCTTACGGCCTTACCGAACTGGACGTGCACGACGTGCTCAACGTGTTCCAGTGCACCGGCCTGAACGACGACGACCAGTACTTCATGAAGGCCTGTCCGGCCCAAAAGGGAGACTACCTGGAGTTCTTCGCCGAAATCGACCTGCTGTGCGCCATGTCCTGCTGCCCGGGCGGAGATCTGTCCATCGACCTGTGGGGACCGGAAGCACGCGACCCGCTGGAAACCTGTAACCCGCTGGACGTGGAGATCTATGCAGTCGAGCCCGCGTTGCTGGCGGACTGGTCATCACCCCAACCTGCCCCCTACAAGGGCAACCATGGCATGCATCTGCAGCGGGTTGACTGGCCGGCGCTGAAAAAAGCCTGCTGCTAA
- a CDS encoding 5-oxoprolinase subunit PxpA, with product MPKLLLNADMGESLGPWKMGMDEAVMPFVDLANVACGFHAADPDTMRRTVRLALKHKVNVGAHPAYPDLVGFGRRSLACSPTEVENMVLYQLGALNAICRAEGTQVHYVKPHGALYNDMMRDHDRLAAVMRAVAAFDAGLPLMLMATADPRPARELADQHGVTLWFEAFADRAYDADGFLVPRSQAGAVHHDAKVIVEQARRIAQGETLVASDGSALRLVADTLCVHGDNPESIAAIQAIRQALESLS from the coding sequence ATGCCAAAACTACTGCTGAATGCCGATATGGGGGAGAGCCTCGGCCCCTGGAAAATGGGAATGGACGAGGCGGTGATGCCCTTTGTCGATCTGGCCAACGTGGCCTGTGGCTTTCACGCCGCCGACCCGGACACCATGCGCCGTACCGTGCGCCTGGCCCTGAAGCATAAGGTGAACGTGGGCGCCCATCCCGCCTACCCGGATCTGGTAGGGTTTGGCCGCCGCTCCCTGGCCTGTTCTCCCACCGAAGTGGAAAACATGGTGCTCTACCAACTGGGGGCACTTAACGCCATCTGCCGGGCCGAGGGCACACAAGTGCATTACGTCAAACCCCACGGCGCCCTCTACAACGACATGATGCGTGATCACGACCGGCTGGCGGCGGTAATGCGCGCCGTGGCCGCCTTTGACGCCGGCCTGCCGCTGATGCTGATGGCCACCGCCGACCCTCGTCCGGCCCGGGAGCTGGCCGACCAGCATGGTGTTACCCTCTGGTTTGAAGCCTTCGCCGACCGGGCCTACGACGCCGATGGCTTTCTGGTGCCGCGCAGTCAGGCCGGCGCCGTGCATCACGATGCCAAAGTGATCGTCGAGCAAGCCCGGCGCATTGCCCAGGGCGAAACACTGGTCGCCAGCGACGGCAGCGCGCTGCGCCTCGTTGCCGATACCCTGTGCGTGCACGGCGACAACCCGGAGTCTATCGCCGCCATTCAGGCCATTCGCCAGGCACTGGAGTCGCTGTCGTGA
- the pxpB gene encoding 5-oxoprolinase subunit PxpB, with the protein MSALPRLENAGMDAWLVRLFDHIDERNMGWITALVRACEQAFGPRLIDLIPSYTTVLVQFDALILDHAEARRLLADILARLRPDQDEGEVPIKELPVWYHPSVGPDMARLEQSTGLDATRLIALHSEHTYRVFALGFAPGFAFMGSVPPALELPRLDTPRRRVPAGSVAIAGRQTSAYPQASPGGWNLLGRTSARLFDPASEALSLLQVGDRVRFTPVGKAEFERLGGDTTPMEER; encoded by the coding sequence GTGAGTGCCCTGCCCCGGCTGGAGAATGCCGGCATGGACGCCTGGCTGGTGCGCCTGTTCGATCATATCGACGAGCGCAACATGGGCTGGATCACCGCCCTGGTGCGTGCCTGCGAACAGGCCTTTGGCCCCCGGCTGATTGACCTCATTCCTTCATACACCACGGTGCTGGTGCAGTTCGATGCCCTGATCCTGGACCATGCCGAGGCTCGCCGCCTGCTGGCGGACATTCTGGCCCGGTTGCGTCCGGATCAGGATGAAGGAGAGGTCCCGATCAAGGAGCTGCCGGTGTGGTATCACCCCAGCGTGGGCCCCGACATGGCCCGGCTGGAACAAAGCACCGGTCTGGATGCGACCCGGCTTATCGCCCTGCACAGTGAGCACACCTACCGAGTGTTTGCCCTTGGCTTCGCCCCCGGGTTTGCCTTTATGGGCTCGGTGCCGCCAGCGCTGGAACTGCCCCGGCTCGATACGCCGCGCCGGCGAGTGCCGGCGGGCAGCGTGGCCATTGCCGGCCGCCAGACTTCCGCCTACCCCCAGGCCTCACCCGGCGGCTGGAATTTGCTCGGCCGCACCAGCGCCCGCCTGTTCGATCCGGCCAGCGAAGCACTCAGCCTGCTGCAGGTGGGTGATCGGGTACGCTTTACCCCGGTCGGCAAGGCCGAATTCGAACGGCTGGGCGGCGACACCACCCCCATGGAGGAGCGTTAA
- a CDS encoding biotin-dependent carboxyltransferase family protein — MSAGFITINRPGPLTTVQDAGRFGIRRLGITQGGPADLHAWAWANWLVGNPWGSAAVEITLGGLELTAEHDCLLALTGADMQASRNGEPQPGWQSFTLKAGQRLSLDMCRQGVRGYLAVAGGFVAEPVLGSAACVVRDGLGGHRGDGSKLAEGDRLAFAGGGQARPLPVNALPDYAEPVVLGLIPGAQIAEFDGASLFEAFNRPWQVDTRADRMGVRLLGPTLKCKLTSMVSEGISLGAVQVPPDGQPIALLNDRQTIGGYPRLGTLSPLACARLAQCPPGSELRLRAISQEQALRDYRRFRTRFN; from the coding sequence ATGAGCGCGGGATTCATCACCATCAACCGCCCCGGCCCCCTGACCACGGTGCAGGACGCCGGTCGCTTTGGCATACGCCGGCTGGGTATTACTCAGGGCGGCCCGGCCGATCTGCACGCCTGGGCCTGGGCCAACTGGCTGGTGGGCAATCCCTGGGGCAGTGCCGCCGTCGAGATCACCCTGGGCGGGCTGGAGCTGACTGCCGAGCATGACTGCCTGCTGGCACTGACCGGTGCCGACATGCAGGCCAGCCGCAACGGCGAGCCCCAGCCCGGCTGGCAATCCTTTACCCTCAAGGCCGGCCAGCGGCTCAGCCTGGACATGTGCCGGCAGGGTGTGCGCGGCTATCTGGCGGTGGCCGGCGGTTTCGTTGCCGAGCCGGTGCTGGGCAGCGCCGCCTGCGTGGTACGCGACGGCCTCGGTGGTCACAGAGGGGACGGCAGCAAGCTGGCCGAAGGGGACAGGCTGGCCTTCGCCGGCGGCGGTCAGGCCCGCCCCCTGCCGGTGAACGCACTGCCCGATTACGCCGAGCCCGTGGTGCTCGGACTGATCCCCGGCGCCCAGATTGCCGAATTTGACGGCGCCAGCCTGTTTGAGGCCTTTAACCGGCCCTGGCAGGTCGACACCCGGGCCGATCGCATGGGCGTGCGCCTGCTTGGCCCGACCCTGAAGTGCAAGCTGACCTCCATGGTGTCGGAAGGCATCAGCCTGGGAGCGGTGCAGGTGCCCCCCGACGGCCAGCCCATCGCACTGCTCAATGACCGACAAACCATTGGCGGCTACCCCCGCCTCGGCACCCTCAGCCCGCTGGCCTGTGCCCGCCTGGCCCAGTGCCCGCCGGGCAGCGAGCTGCGCCTGCGCGCCATCAGTCAGGAGCAGGCACTACGCGACTACCGCCGTTTCCGCACCCGGTTCAACTGA
- a CDS encoding NAD(P)-binding domain-containing protein, with amino-acid sequence MSKQKIAILGAGPSGLAQLRAFEAARRAGVQNLPEIVCFEKQSDIGGMWNYTWRTGLDKNGEPVHGSMYRYLWSNGPKECLEFADYSFDEHFGRAIPSYPPRAVLKDYIMGRIDKQAISKYVRFECPVRWVSHDDRTGKFTVTVMNHKTGEQESDEFDYVVVATGHFSTPNMPYFEGVEQFPGRVLHAHDFRDALEFKDKNVLLVGASYSAEDIGSQCYKYGAKSVTISYRSNPLGFDWPEGMEERPLLAHFDGNTGYFADGSTKEFDAIIMCTGYLFHFPFLPDALRLKTHNCLYPDNLYKGIFYQHNPKMIYLGMQDQYFTFNMFDAQAWYARDVILGKITLPEAEERRQDMAHWLDRHERLGGCCDAIDFQASYIRDLLGPTDYPEFRVEDQAALLKEWQQDKQAGIMNFREQCYRSTVTGTMATRLPASWLEIKDDSLESFMSLDFIENKRFDKVD; translated from the coding sequence GTGAGCAAGCAAAAAATCGCGATTTTGGGCGCCGGACCCAGTGGTCTGGCACAGTTGAGAGCGTTTGAAGCGGCTCGCAGGGCAGGGGTGCAGAACCTGCCGGAAATCGTTTGTTTTGAAAAGCAAAGTGATATCGGCGGCATGTGGAACTACACATGGCGCACGGGACTGGATAAGAACGGCGAGCCGGTTCATGGCAGCATGTATCGGTATTTGTGGTCCAATGGCCCGAAAGAGTGTCTGGAGTTTGCCGACTATTCCTTTGACGAGCACTTTGGCCGGGCCATTCCTTCCTACCCGCCGCGGGCCGTGCTGAAAGACTACATCATGGGTCGTATCGACAAGCAGGCCATTTCCAAATACGTCCGTTTTGAGTGTCCGGTGCGTTGGGTCAGCCATGACGACCGCACCGGCAAGTTCACCGTCACCGTGATGAACCACAAGACCGGTGAGCAGGAAAGCGACGAATTCGACTATGTGGTGGTGGCCACCGGCCACTTCTCCACCCCCAACATGCCTTACTTTGAAGGCGTGGAGCAGTTCCCGGGCCGAGTGCTGCATGCCCATGACTTCCGTGACGCCTTGGAATTCAAGGACAAGAACGTGCTGCTGGTGGGTGCCAGCTACTCGGCGGAAGACATCGGCTCCCAGTGCTACAAGTACGGCGCCAAATCGGTGACCATCAGCTATCGCAGCAACCCGCTGGGCTTTGACTGGCCAGAGGGCATGGAAGAACGGCCGCTGCTGGCCCACTTCGATGGCAACACCGGCTATTTTGCCGACGGCTCCACCAAGGAGTTTGACGCCATCATCATGTGCACCGGCTACCTGTTTCACTTTCCGTTTCTGCCGGACGCGCTGCGGCTCAAGACCCATAACTGCCTGTATCCGGACAACCTGTACAAGGGTATTTTCTACCAGCACAACCCGAAGATGATCTATCTGGGCATGCAGGATCAGTATTTCACCTTCAACATGTTCGACGCCCAGGCCTGGTATGCTCGCGATGTGATCCTCGGCAAAATTACCCTGCCGGAAGCGGAGGAGCGCCGCCAGGACATGGCCCACTGGCTGGATCGCCATGAGCGGCTGGGTGGCTGCTGCGACGCCATCGACTTTCAGGCCAGCTACATTCGCGATCTGCTCGGCCCCACCGACTACCCCGAATTCAGGGTGGAAGATCAGGCCGCCTTGCTCAAGGAGTGGCAGCAGGACAAGCAGGCCGGCATCATGAACTTTCGCGAGCAGTGCTATCGCTCTACCGTAACCGGCACCATGGCGACCCGCCTGCCGGCCAGCTGGCTGGAGATCAAGGACGACTCGCTGGAAAGCTTTATGTCCCTCGACTTTATTGAGAACAAGCGTTTCGACAAGGTCGACTGA
- the thiE gene encoding thiamine phosphate synthase, protein MNPYRLYLVTDEQLSVDRLQHVVGEAVAGGVTLVQVREKHGDVRAFIERAEAVQDVLRGTGVPLIINDRVDVALAVNADGVHLGQSDMPAAYARRLLGPDRLLGLSVESDGQLLEAESLPVDYLGLSAIFATPTKTNLIKEWGLNGLSRALTQSSHPIVAIGGIHAGNLREVSKTGVHGVALVSAICAAPCPRSAAAMLISHMGE, encoded by the coding sequence ATGAACCCCTATCGCTTATATCTGGTTACCGACGAACAGCTTTCCGTTGACCGTCTGCAACATGTGGTCGGCGAAGCGGTGGCCGGCGGCGTGACCCTGGTGCAGGTGCGGGAAAAACACGGTGATGTGCGCGCCTTTATCGAACGGGCCGAGGCGGTGCAAGACGTGCTCAGGGGTACCGGTGTGCCGCTGATCATCAACGACCGGGTGGACGTGGCGCTGGCGGTCAACGCCGACGGCGTGCACCTGGGACAGTCCGATATGCCCGCGGCTTACGCCCGGCGCCTGCTGGGGCCGGATCGGCTGTTGGGACTGTCGGTGGAAAGCGACGGCCAGTTATTAGAAGCCGAATCACTGCCGGTGGATTATCTGGGCCTGAGCGCCATCTTTGCCACGCCCACCAAAACCAACCTGATCAAGGAATGGGGGTTGAATGGGCTGAGCCGGGCGCTGACGCAAAGTTCTCATCCCATTGTGGCCATTGGTGGTATTCATGCCGGCAATTTACGCGAAGTTTCAAAAACTGGCGTGCATGGTGTGGCGCTGGTGTCGGCCATCTGCGCCGCTCCCTGCCCGAGATCGGCGGCGGCCATGCTGATTTCCCATATGGGTGAGTAG